A region from the Gavia stellata isolate bGavSte3 chromosome 2, bGavSte3.hap2, whole genome shotgun sequence genome encodes:
- the RIPPLY2 gene encoding protein ripply2, with protein MEGGGTGCGCRRPPSAALPPQGHSPLAPSRCGARPGRALTVLPSPRSSAPFWRPWVPAPGEVGRRSGTGPAAPHSPCGQAEASRKLAQYTHPVRLFWPKSRCYDYLYQEAEALLKNFPVQATISFYEDSDSEDDEDEPEQDSRIESDC; from the exons atggagggaggagggacGGGGTGCGggtgccgccgcccgccctcGGCAGCCCTGCCCCCGCAGGGGCACTcgcccctcgccccctcccGCTGCGGGGCGCGGCCCGGCCGTGCCCTAACGGTCCTGCCCTCGCCCCGCAGCTCCGCGCCCTTCTGGAGGCCCTGGGTGCCCGCGCCGGGCGAGGTGGGCCGGCGGAGCGgcaccggccccgccgcg cctcaCAGCCCCTGCGGGCAGGCGGAGGCCTCCCGAAAGCTGGCGCAGTACACGCACCCCGTCAG ACTATTTTGGCCCAAATCAAGGTGCTATGATTACTTATATCAGGAAGCTgaagcacttctgaaaaacttTCCAGTTCAAGCtacaatttccttttatgaagaCTCGGATAGcgaagatgatgaagatgaaCCGGAACAAGATTCAAGAATAGAATCAGATTGCTGA